The following proteins are encoded in a genomic region of Drosophila miranda strain MSH22 chromosome 4, D.miranda_PacBio2.1, whole genome shotgun sequence:
- the LOC117189043 gene encoding splicing factor 3B subunit 4-like, which yields MAAGPIAERSQDATIYAGGLDDKVSESLLWELFVQAGPVVNVHMPKDRVTQMHQGYGFLEFLSEEDAEYAIKIMNMIKLYGKPIRVNKASAHQKNLDVGANIFIGNLDVEVNEKLLYDTFSAFGVILQTPKIMRDPETGKSKSFAFINFASFEASDAAMDAMNGQYLCNRPISVSYAFKKDHKGERHGSAAERLLAAQNPSAHADRPHQLFADAPVQNMMTGQMMPPPMMAPPPPVVPVSQNNMGMIATPPPVPQPTPFPATIPPPPLPPMAGGQPPLPPALGIPPPPRMMQPNSWAPPGMPAPPPRPPPLLQAPSPGPTNPMAISTSPPIPV from the coding sequence ATGGCAGCAGGCCCCATTGCGGAACGTAGTCAAGATGCCACAATTTACGCCGGCGGTCTGGACGACAAGGTGTCCGAGTCCCTGCTGTGGGAGCTGTTTGTCCAGGCCGGACCCGTAGTAAACGTACACATGCCCAAAGATCGTGTCACACAAATGCATCAGGGCTATGGATTCCTGGAGTTCCTCAGCGAAGAAGATGCCGAATATGCAATAAAGATTATGAACATGATTAAGCTTTATGGCAAGCCCATTAGAGTGAACAAGGCGTCGGCGCATCAGAAGAACCTGGATGTCGGCGCCAACATCTTCATTGGCAATCTCGATGTGGAGGTGAACGAAAAGCTGCTCTACGACACATTCTCAGCCTTTGGCGTGATCCTGCAGACTCCCAAGATAATGCGTGACCCGGAGACGGGGAAGTCCAAGAGTTTCGCCTTCATCAACTTTGCCAGCTTCGAGGCCAGTGACGCCGCCATGGACGCCATGAACGGACAGTATCTCTGCAATCGCCCCATTTCCGTCTCTTATGCATTCAAGAAGGACCACAAGGGCGAACGCCACGGCTCTGCGGCCGAGCGTCTGCTTGCCGCCCAGAATCCCTCTGCCCATGCCGATCGTCCGCATCAGCTGTTCGCCGATGCGCCCGTGCAGAACATGATGACCGGTCAGATGATGCCGCCACCGATGATGGCGCCCCCACCGCCCGTGGTCCCCGTCTCGCAGAACAATATGGGCATGATAGCAACGCCGCCGCCAGTGCCGCAGCCCACACCGTTCCCAGCCACAATACCGCCACCACCACTGCCCCCGATGGCGGGCGGACAACCACCACTACCTCCGGCATTGGGCATTCCGCCGCCGCCGCGCATGATGCAGCCAAACTCGTGGGCCCCGCCGGGCATGCCAGCGCCGCCACCGCGACCTCCGCCTTTGCTCCAGGCACCTTCGCCCGGCCCTACCAACCCGATGGCTATCAGTACTAGTCCACCAATCCCTGTGTAG